A genomic stretch from Bordetella sp. N includes:
- a CDS encoding polysaccharide biosynthesis/export family protein yields MPGWISSSGASRQQVMEAQEGRANARIEGIALVDVNDALARKLARGKALGKFSDVFPRGVPNSYVVGAGDVIEVSVWESPPAMLFGAAAPMDPARPVPATANAVTFPPQMVSSAGTITVPFAGRVSVQGRTSQQIEDTVAARLSGKANSPQVLVRVVKNNSANVTVVGEVGSSQQMPLTPKGEHLLDAIAASGGVKQPLNRVSIQLTRGPVTSTMALDTIIRDPRQNVALQAGDVVTALFQPRSFSVLGALGKNDEMPLEAQGISLAQALARSGGLADNRADARGVFIFRFEDPKLLNGVAADSTTPSGVNGTVPVVYQVDLRDPSSFFVVQNFPIQNGDVIYVANSPEAEFNKFLRLVVSVAVPTISLDRTFQ; encoded by the coding sequence ATGCCAGGCTGGATCTCTTCCAGTGGCGCCAGCCGGCAGCAGGTCATGGAAGCCCAGGAAGGGCGCGCCAACGCGCGCATCGAGGGCATCGCGCTGGTCGATGTCAACGATGCGCTGGCCCGCAAGCTGGCCCGCGGCAAAGCGCTGGGCAAGTTCTCGGACGTGTTTCCGCGCGGGGTTCCCAACAGTTACGTCGTCGGCGCCGGCGACGTCATCGAGGTTTCCGTCTGGGAGTCGCCGCCCGCGATGTTGTTCGGCGCCGCGGCGCCCATGGACCCGGCCAGGCCCGTTCCGGCCACCGCCAATGCCGTCACGTTCCCGCCCCAGATGGTGTCCTCCGCCGGCACCATCACCGTGCCCTTCGCCGGCCGGGTATCGGTGCAGGGCCGCACGAGCCAGCAGATCGAAGATACCGTGGCCGCCAGGCTGAGCGGCAAGGCCAACAGCCCGCAGGTGCTGGTGCGGGTCGTCAAGAACAACAGCGCCAACGTAACCGTGGTCGGGGAAGTGGGCAGCAGCCAGCAGATGCCCCTGACCCCCAAAGGCGAACATCTGCTCGATGCCATCGCGGCGAGCGGCGGTGTGAAGCAGCCCTTGAACCGCGTCTCCATCCAGCTGACGCGCGGGCCTGTAACGTCCACCATGGCCCTGGATACCATCATTCGCGATCCCCGCCAGAACGTCGCGCTGCAAGCGGGCGACGTCGTCACCGCGCTGTTCCAGCCGCGCAGTTTCTCGGTGCTGGGCGCCTTGGGCAAGAACGATGAAATGCCGCTGGAGGCCCAGGGCATCTCGCTGGCACAGGCACTGGCGCGGTCGGGCGGCCTGGCCGACAACCGGGCCGACGCGCGGGGCGTGTTCATCTTCCGTTTCGAGGATCCCAAGCTGCTGAACGGTGTCGCCGCCGACAGCACGACGCCGAGCGGCGTGAACGGCACGGTTCCCGTCGTGTACCAGGTCGACCTGCGCGATCCCTCTTCGTTCTTCGTGGTGCAGAACTTCCCCATCCAGAACGGCGATGTCATCTACGTCGCGAATTCGCCCGAGGCGGAATTCAACAAATTCCTCCGCCTGGTGGTGTCGGTGGCGGTGCCGACGATCTCACTGGACAGGACTTTCCAATAA
- a CDS encoding LTA synthase family protein, whose translation MGAGEQADGLAGMSGWDGWSALGVTLAPALAAGLLASCLLTAVLRPRPLPPWRRPWAANVTELGIWLMAWAAELLLFGRPYFALANVLMIQLVIVMVSLAKYEVLREPFVFQDFEYFTDAVRHPRLYLPFFPWPYAVAAAAGYCAALWLGLTLEPAIIYVDPSRGLAAIAATAALGWGCAVMAGRQLKVTFDAEADLRRLGLLAALGAYGRAEARTEGQPESLAGSRACDGVAARAPFAAPAPAVTPARLPDLVSIQSESFFDARRVFPQLRPDILQGYDRLRAEAVVHGELDVAARGANTVRTEFAFLTGLPACALGVHRFNPYRKLARQGVPTIASYLRALGYRTLCVHPYHGSFYGRDKVLPALGFDEFIDIRAFSKNEKDGANIGDRALGGYVATRLRRSDPRPLFIHVITMENHGPLHLETVTADDARAVLNGPAEPGCEDLVAYARHLRNADAMFSGLRETLLELGRPAGLCVFGDHIPIMPRVYRALGEPDGSTDALIWVTGADTHNEKKLDVTALATTLLTSVGLFSSQ comes from the coding sequence ATGGGGGCCGGTGAGCAGGCGGACGGCCTCGCCGGCATGTCGGGGTGGGACGGGTGGAGTGCCCTGGGGGTAACGCTGGCGCCGGCGCTGGCCGCCGGGCTGCTGGCCAGCTGCCTGCTTACCGCCGTTCTGCGGCCGCGACCGTTGCCGCCGTGGCGGCGGCCGTGGGCGGCCAATGTAACGGAACTCGGAATCTGGCTGATGGCATGGGCGGCCGAGCTGCTGTTGTTCGGCCGGCCTTACTTCGCGCTGGCCAATGTGCTGATGATCCAGCTGGTGATCGTGATGGTGAGCCTGGCCAAGTACGAGGTCCTGCGCGAGCCCTTCGTGTTCCAGGATTTTGAGTATTTCACCGACGCGGTACGCCATCCGCGGCTGTACCTGCCTTTCTTTCCCTGGCCATATGCGGTGGCGGCGGCGGCGGGATACTGCGCGGCGCTGTGGCTGGGACTGACCTTGGAGCCCGCCATCATCTACGTGGATCCTTCGCGTGGGCTGGCGGCCATTGCGGCGACCGCGGCGCTGGGATGGGGGTGCGCCGTCATGGCGGGACGCCAGCTGAAGGTTACGTTCGATGCGGAGGCGGACCTGCGGCGGCTGGGCTTGCTGGCGGCTTTGGGGGCCTATGGACGGGCTGAAGCAAGAACTGAGGGGCAGCCTGAAAGTCTGGCGGGCAGTCGCGCGTGCGACGGTGTGGCGGCACGGGCACCGTTCGCCGCGCCGGCGCCCGCTGTTACACCGGCGCGCCTGCCTGACCTGGTCAGTATCCAGAGCGAATCCTTCTTCGACGCCCGGCGCGTCTTTCCCCAGCTCAGGCCAGACATTCTGCAAGGCTACGATCGCCTGCGCGCCGAGGCAGTGGTGCATGGCGAACTGGACGTGGCCGCGCGCGGCGCCAATACCGTGCGTACCGAATTCGCGTTCCTCACTGGCCTCCCGGCCTGCGCGTTGGGCGTGCATCGATTCAACCCGTATCGCAAGCTGGCGCGGCAAGGTGTTCCCACGATCGCCAGCTATTTGCGTGCGCTGGGTTACCGGACCCTCTGCGTCCATCCTTACCACGGCAGTTTCTATGGCCGCGACAAAGTGCTCCCCGCGCTGGGTTTTGACGAGTTCATCGATATCCGCGCCTTCAGTAAAAATGAAAAAGACGGCGCAAACATCGGTGACCGTGCACTGGGAGGTTACGTCGCCACGCGCTTGCGGCGCAGCGATCCCCGGCCCTTGTTCATCCATGTAATCACGATGGAAAACCACGGGCCTTTGCACCTCGAAACCGTCACCGCCGACGATGCGCGCGCCGTGCTGAATGGGCCCGCCGAGCCGGGTTGCGAGGACCTGGTGGCGTATGCAAGACATCTGCGTAACGCCGATGCCATGTTCTCCGGTCTGAGGGAAACCCTGCTGGAATTGGGGCGTCCCGCGGGCTTGTGCGTGTTCGGCGATCACATCCCCATCATGCCCAGGGTCTACCGCGCGCTGGGCGAGCCGGACGGCAGCACGGACGCGTTGATCTGGGTAACAGGCGCGGATACACACAACGAAAAAAAGCTGGATGTGACCGCGCTCGCGACGACCCTCCTGACCAGCGTGGGCCTGTTTTCGTCGCAATAA
- a CDS encoding chain-length determining protein, with amino-acid sequence MAEQTLPLDARQSAPRPSLPTRIFRRLIQLSLVVGLAVSVYWGFFASDRYVSEANVIIRKTDSANLPSPDLVSLLGAGASLSVSRADQLLLRDYLLSLDMLKKLDARLDLRKHFSNSSYDIVSRLWFKDIEFFYRFYLRMVDVEYDEYAGVLRIKVQAYDQDTAYEIARLLVAEGEDYMNELGHQMAEAQIGFLTVQVEKAQERFQQASQALLKYQNEKGLLSPTATAESINAIVASLEGQRAQLQTQLASLPKTLERSHPNILMLRQAIDAVDRQIADEKAKLATPSGSPLNASVEAFQRLQMQVSFTEDLYKSALLGLEKGRNDSLRLLEKVSVLQSPTLPEYPMEPRRVYNIVVTLLIALVVAGTLNLLESIVLDHVD; translated from the coding sequence ATGGCTGAACAGACTCTTCCCCTCGATGCGCGGCAGTCGGCGCCCCGGCCAAGTTTGCCGACCCGCATCTTCCGGCGCCTGATCCAGCTCAGCCTGGTGGTGGGCCTGGCGGTGTCCGTGTATTGGGGGTTTTTTGCGTCCGACCGCTATGTGTCCGAGGCTAACGTCATCATTCGCAAGACCGACAGCGCCAATCTGCCCAGTCCGGACCTGGTCTCGCTGCTGGGCGCGGGCGCCTCGCTGAGCGTCAGCCGCGCGGATCAGTTGCTGTTGCGCGACTACCTGTTGTCGCTGGACATGCTGAAAAAGCTGGATGCCAGGCTGGACCTGCGCAAGCACTTCAGCAATTCGAGCTATGACATCGTGTCGCGCCTGTGGTTCAAGGACATCGAGTTCTTCTACCGCTTCTATCTGCGGATGGTGGACGTGGAGTACGACGAGTACGCCGGCGTGCTGCGCATCAAGGTGCAAGCCTACGACCAGGATACCGCCTACGAAATCGCCCGCCTGCTGGTCGCCGAGGGCGAAGACTATATGAACGAACTGGGCCACCAGATGGCGGAGGCGCAGATCGGCTTTCTGACCGTCCAGGTGGAGAAGGCGCAAGAGCGCTTCCAGCAGGCCAGTCAGGCGTTGCTGAAGTACCAGAACGAAAAGGGTTTGCTGTCACCCACGGCGACTGCCGAGAGCATCAATGCCATCGTGGCTTCCCTGGAAGGACAGCGCGCGCAATTGCAGACGCAGCTGGCGTCTCTGCCCAAGACGCTGGAGCGCAGCCATCCCAACATCCTGATGCTCAGGCAGGCGATCGACGCCGTGGATCGCCAGATCGCCGATGAAAAAGCCAAGCTGGCCACACCTTCCGGATCGCCCTTGAATGCCTCGGTCGAGGCCTTCCAGCGCCTGCAGATGCAGGTGAGCTTCACCGAGGATCTCTACAAGTCGGCCCTGCTGGGACTGGAGAAGGGCAGGAACGACTCCCTGCGTCTGCTGGAGAAAGTGTCGGTGCTGCAATCACCGACCCTGCCCGAATATCCGATGGAGCCACGGCGTGTCTACAACATCGTCGTCACGTTGCTGATCGCGCTGGTGGTCGCCGGAACCTTGAACTTGCTGGAAAGCATTGTGTTGGATCACGTGGACTGA
- the wecC gene encoding UDP-N-acetyl-D-mannosamine dehydrogenase yields MFDTISMIGLGYIGLPTATLFASRKKKVIGVDVNPRTVDTINQGKIHIVEPALDILVHAAVTEGFLTATTTPQPADAFLIAVPTPFTDGHRPDLSYIEAAAKSIAPVLATGNLVVLESTSPVDATEKLAQWLVEARPDLTFPPQAGDAAGVQIAYCPERVLPGKVVQELVANDRVIGGMTQTASEMAVELYRTFVEGALIVTNARTAEMCKLTENSFRDVNIAFANELSLVCDELNIDVWELIRLANRHPRVNILQPAAGVGGHCIAVDPWFIVDSAPKTARMIRTAREVNDHKPVWVLDKIKASLAEVRELKKTARQQDLKVACLGVAFKPDIDDLRESPAVEIVRQVVELGCQVQVVEPNIDFLPASLAADNLSLVTLEDALVQADVLCLLVKHQPFVLALDDIRKHARIIDVVGLLAVEHTLAA; encoded by the coding sequence GTGTTCGATACCATTTCCATGATTGGGCTGGGCTATATTGGGCTGCCCACCGCAACCCTGTTCGCTTCACGCAAGAAGAAGGTGATCGGCGTGGACGTCAATCCACGTACCGTCGACACGATCAATCAGGGCAAGATCCACATCGTCGAGCCCGCGCTCGATATCCTGGTGCATGCGGCCGTGACGGAAGGCTTTCTGACGGCCACCACCACGCCGCAACCGGCCGACGCTTTCCTGATTGCCGTGCCCACGCCGTTCACCGATGGGCACCGGCCGGACCTGAGCTATATCGAAGCCGCCGCCAAGTCGATCGCGCCCGTGCTCGCGACCGGCAATCTGGTCGTGCTGGAAAGCACCTCCCCGGTCGACGCCACCGAGAAGCTGGCCCAATGGCTGGTCGAAGCGCGGCCCGATCTGACGTTTCCGCCCCAGGCGGGCGATGCGGCGGGTGTGCAGATCGCGTATTGCCCGGAACGTGTGCTGCCGGGCAAGGTGGTGCAGGAGCTGGTGGCCAATGACCGGGTGATCGGCGGCATGACGCAGACGGCCTCCGAGATGGCCGTGGAGCTGTACCGCACCTTCGTCGAAGGCGCGCTGATCGTCACCAATGCCCGCACGGCCGAGATGTGCAAGTTGACGGAGAACAGTTTCCGCGACGTCAACATCGCCTTCGCCAATGAGTTGTCGCTGGTGTGCGATGAGCTGAACATCGATGTATGGGAACTGATACGCCTGGCGAATCGCCATCCGCGGGTCAATATCCTGCAACCCGCCGCCGGAGTGGGCGGGCACTGCATCGCCGTCGATCCCTGGTTCATCGTCGATTCCGCGCCCAAGACGGCGCGCATGATCCGCACGGCCCGCGAGGTCAACGATCACAAGCCGGTCTGGGTACTGGACAAGATCAAGGCGTCGCTGGCCGAGGTGCGGGAATTGAAGAAGACCGCCCGGCAGCAGGATTTGAAGGTGGCCTGCCTGGGCGTCGCATTCAAGCCGGATATCGACGATTTACGCGAAAGCCCGGCGGTGGAGATCGTTCGTCAGGTCGTCGAGCTGGGCTGCCAGGTTCAGGTGGTGGAGCCCAATATCGACTTCCTGCCGGCCAGCCTCGCCGCCGACAACCTGAGCCTGGTCACCCTGGAAGACGCCCTGGTCCAGGCGGATGTGCTGTGCCTGCTCGTCAAGCACCAGCCCTTCGTCCTGGCTCTCGACGACATCAGGAAGCACGCCAGGATCATCGACGTCGTGGGCCTGCTGGCCGTCGAACACACGCTGGCCGCCTAG
- a CDS encoding sensor domain-containing diguanylate cyclase: MFRIDLRRLILWLCLLSVLVALGNSFYASYQVQRDILLTNTLEGNRAYAAKLAGATDSYIGAIRRELAYSAGILSNMALQPALMEQEAERLLRQSDHYNSVVVVNNEGKVVATSPAQLNMVGAKLESNAVQDALTKRQPLVSEPFMAATGRWVIVYSQPIFDKTGNYLGFVGGTLYLHATNGLHALLGDHYYRDGSYLFVVDRHGTLIYHPDSARIGQAVTSNKVVTELMQGASGQRRVVNSVGVDMLAGYAVVPSTGWGLVAQRPLAGTLQRMDELLWMTIRNSLPLLLVLLFCIGWLSKLIARPLWELASVAKQIDEIEAPDRIRKVRSWYFESNQIKRALLTGLGSINHKMRNLRRESTTDPLTSLLNRRGLIRAMDEFASTGMPVAVLAVDIDNFKSVNDRFGHDVGDEVIRSLATLMRNGSRSNDILARPGGEEFTLLLPGTSLDDAVSAAERLRGAMHKTPNATGGPVTVSIGVAHFPEHGKDLEVALKEADKALYHAKNAGRNLTCVAQPNGPDGYLAVTRRHAA; encoded by the coding sequence ATGTTTCGCATAGACCTGCGCCGCCTGATTCTCTGGCTTTGCCTACTCTCCGTGCTGGTGGCGTTGGGTAATAGCTTCTACGCGAGTTACCAGGTCCAGCGCGATATCCTCCTTACCAACACGCTGGAAGGCAATCGGGCATACGCGGCCAAGTTGGCCGGCGCCACCGATAGCTATATCGGCGCCATCCGCCGCGAACTGGCCTACAGCGCCGGCATCCTCAGCAATATGGCCTTGCAGCCCGCGCTGATGGAGCAGGAGGCCGAACGCCTGCTGCGCCAGAGCGACCACTACAACTCCGTCGTGGTGGTCAACAACGAGGGCAAGGTGGTCGCCACGTCCCCGGCGCAACTGAATATGGTCGGGGCGAAACTGGAAAGCAATGCGGTCCAGGATGCGTTGACCAAACGCCAGCCCCTGGTCAGCGAACCATTCATGGCCGCCACGGGCCGCTGGGTGATCGTCTATTCCCAGCCCATTTTCGACAAGACGGGCAACTATCTCGGCTTCGTGGGCGGCACCCTGTATCTGCATGCCACGAATGGCCTGCATGCCTTGTTGGGCGACCACTATTACCGCGACGGCTCCTACCTGTTTGTCGTCGACCGCCACGGCACGCTGATCTACCATCCGGACTCTGCACGCATAGGCCAGGCCGTCACCAGCAACAAGGTCGTCACCGAGCTGATGCAAGGCGCCAGCGGGCAGCGCCGCGTGGTCAACAGCGTGGGCGTGGACATGCTGGCCGGCTACGCCGTGGTGCCCTCCACCGGCTGGGGCCTGGTGGCCCAGCGCCCCCTGGCCGGCACCTTGCAGCGCATGGATGAACTGCTGTGGATGACCATCCGCAACTCCCTGCCCTTGCTGCTGGTGCTGCTATTCTGCATCGGCTGGCTGTCCAAGCTGATCGCCCGCCCGCTGTGGGAACTGGCCAGCGTGGCCAAGCAGATCGACGAAATCGAAGCGCCCGACCGCATCCGCAAGGTGCGCTCGTGGTATTTCGAGTCGAATCAGATCAAGCGCGCCCTGCTCACCGGCCTGGGCAGCATCAATCACAAGATGCGCAACTTGCGGCGCGAGTCCACCACGGATCCGCTGACGTCCCTGCTGAACCGACGCGGCCTGATCCGCGCCATGGACGAATTCGCCTCGACCGGCATGCCGGTGGCCGTCCTGGCCGTGGACATCGACAATTTCAAGTCCGTCAACGATCGCTTCGGCCATGACGTCGGCGATGAGGTGATCCGCAGCCTGGCGACGCTGATGCGCAATGGCTCGCGCAGCAACGACATCCTGGCGCGGCCCGGCGGCGAGGAATTCACGCTGCTGCTGCCCGGCACCTCGCTGGACGATGCCGTCAGCGCGGCGGAGCGTCTGCGCGGGGCCATGCACAAGACGCCCAACGCGACGGGCGGCCCCGTTACCGTATCGATCGGCGTGGCGCACTTTCCCGAACACGGCAAGGATCTGGAAGTGGCGCTGAAGGAGGCCGACAAGGCCCTCTATCACGCCAAGAATGCCGGCCGTAACCTCACCTGCGTCGCCCAACCCAACGGCCCGGACGGTTACCTTGCCGTGACCCGGCGCCACGCGGCGTAA
- a CDS encoding ABC transporter ATP-binding protein, which translates to MIIAHDVHKRYRTEHGMGKWVLRGVDLTIPRRCNVGLIGKNGAGKSTLLRLIGGADQPTYGSVERRCRVSWPMGQGGLEGTLTGRQNAKFVCRVHGHAADLADRLRFIQDFSELKEAFDEPVTTYSSGMRSRLQFALSLAFEFDVYISDEVTAAGDASFRRKAAGAFRSMVDRAGLIMVSHDEGTLKDFCQAGIWIHEGKAHWFDKLDDALTAYQATQ; encoded by the coding sequence ATGATCATCGCTCACGACGTACACAAGCGTTACCGCACCGAGCATGGCATGGGCAAATGGGTGCTGCGCGGCGTCGATCTGACGATCCCGCGCAGGTGCAATGTCGGCCTGATCGGCAAGAACGGCGCCGGCAAGTCCACGCTGCTGCGTCTGATCGGCGGCGCCGACCAGCCCACCTACGGCTCCGTGGAGCGGCGCTGCCGCGTGTCCTGGCCCATGGGGCAGGGCGGCCTGGAAGGCACGTTGACGGGGCGTCAGAACGCCAAGTTCGTCTGCCGGGTGCACGGACATGCGGCCGACCTGGCCGATCGCCTGCGTTTCATCCAGGACTTCTCGGAATTGAAGGAAGCCTTCGATGAACCCGTCACCACCTATTCGTCCGGCATGCGCTCGCGCCTGCAGTTCGCGCTGTCGCTGGCGTTCGAGTTCGACGTCTATATCTCGGATGAGGTGACGGCCGCGGGCGATGCCTCTTTCCGGCGCAAGGCCGCCGGTGCGTTCCGGTCCATGGTCGATCGCGCCGGACTGATCATGGTTTCCCATGACGAGGGCACGTTGAAGGATTTCTGCCAGGCGGGGATCTGGATCCACGAGGGCAAGGCGCACTGGTTCGACAAGCTGGACGACGCGCTGACGGCGTACCAGGCAACACAATGA
- the wecB gene encoding non-hydrolyzing UDP-N-acetylglucosamine 2-epimerase, whose amino-acid sequence MKVLTVFGTRPEAIKMAPVVKALMADASLESRVCVTAQHRQMLDQVLGIFSIKPDFDLNLMAPGQDLSDITSKVLLGMRDVFREWQPDMILVHGDTTTTLAASLSAYYAKVEVGHVEAGLRTNNKYSPWPEEMNRRQVGATADVHFAPTEKARANLLREGVSQNTIHVTGNTVIDALLDVAQRVRDDKDLRASLAARFDFLDPAKRMVLVTGHRRENFGSGFENICKGLREIARRGDVQVVYPVHLNPNVQEPVHRILSDVADVHLIEPQDYLPFIYLMDRSDLLITDSGGVQEEAPSLGKPVLVMRDTTERPEAVDAGTVKLVGTDTAVIVREANRLLDDARAYEAMARAHNPYGDGHAASRIVEVLKFKH is encoded by the coding sequence ATGAAAGTTCTGACCGTATTCGGTACTCGTCCGGAAGCCATCAAGATGGCTCCCGTGGTCAAGGCCTTGATGGCCGATGCCAGCCTGGAAAGCAGAGTTTGCGTGACGGCCCAGCATCGCCAGATGCTGGATCAGGTGCTGGGCATCTTCTCCATCAAGCCCGACTTCGACCTGAATCTGATGGCGCCGGGCCAAGACCTGTCCGACATCACCAGCAAGGTGCTGCTGGGCATGCGGGACGTCTTCCGCGAATGGCAGCCGGACATGATCCTGGTGCATGGCGACACCACGACCACCTTGGCGGCCAGCCTGTCGGCCTATTACGCCAAAGTGGAAGTAGGCCATGTCGAGGCGGGCCTGCGCACCAATAACAAATATTCGCCCTGGCCCGAGGAAATGAATCGGCGGCAGGTGGGCGCCACCGCGGACGTGCACTTCGCGCCCACCGAAAAGGCCCGCGCCAACCTGCTGCGCGAAGGCGTTTCACAAAATACGATCCACGTGACCGGCAATACCGTCATCGACGCGCTGCTGGATGTCGCGCAGCGCGTGCGCGATGACAAGGACCTGCGCGCCAGCCTGGCGGCCCGCTTCGATTTCCTCGATCCGGCCAAGCGGATGGTGCTGGTGACGGGGCACCGCCGCGAGAACTTCGGCTCGGGTTTCGAGAATATCTGCAAAGGTTTGCGCGAAATCGCCCGGCGCGGCGACGTGCAGGTGGTCTACCCCGTGCATCTGAACCCCAATGTGCAGGAGCCCGTGCATCGGATCCTCAGCGATGTGGCGGACGTGCATCTGATCGAACCGCAGGACTATCTGCCTTTCATCTACCTGATGGATCGCAGCGACCTGCTGATCACGGACTCCGGCGGGGTGCAGGAAGAAGCGCCGTCGCTGGGCAAGCCCGTGCTGGTGATGCGCGACACCACGGAGCGGCCCGAGGCGGTGGACGCCGGCACGGTCAAGCTGGTCGGCACCGACACCGCCGTCATCGTGCGCGAGGCCAATCGGCTGCTCGATGATGCCCGCGCCTACGAGGCCATGGCGCGTGCCCACAATCCCTACGGTGACGGCCATGCGGCGTCCCGGATCGTTGAAGTCCTGAAGTTCAAACATTGA
- a CDS encoding ABC transporter permease, translating into MRISYRPIAPPADEASTHRARSPYTVSFAVARALFLREALDRLFDMRAAWLWLLMEPVIHIGFITYIYTVIRLRNIGGIDAAMWVITGMLAFFMFRRTAVQVTYAVESNQPLFAYRQVKAFDVALARGVLEAFLMVVVSTLILAGAGLAGYPVLPSDPLLVAVTVFGLWLFGVGYGLVASVLMVLVPESEHILKILMLPLYLISGTISPISAIPSAYQDMLLWNPVAHGLELVRYGFGTEYHMVAGVDLAYLYTWAGLSFFLGLALYRRFARKLVTQ; encoded by the coding sequence ATGCGTATCAGCTATCGGCCCATCGCTCCGCCGGCGGATGAGGCGTCCACGCATAGGGCGCGCAGCCCCTATACCGTGTCTTTCGCGGTGGCGCGGGCGCTGTTCCTGCGCGAAGCCCTGGATCGCCTCTTCGACATGCGGGCGGCATGGCTGTGGCTGCTGATGGAGCCCGTCATCCATATCGGCTTCATCACCTACATCTATACGGTCATCCGTCTGCGCAACATCGGCGGCATCGATGCCGCCATGTGGGTGATCACCGGCATGTTGGCGTTCTTCATGTTTCGCCGCACGGCGGTGCAGGTGACCTATGCCGTGGAGTCCAACCAGCCGCTGTTCGCGTATCGGCAGGTCAAGGCCTTCGACGTGGCGCTTGCGCGGGGCGTGCTGGAAGCCTTCCTGATGGTGGTCGTTTCCACCTTGATCCTGGCCGGCGCCGGCCTGGCCGGTTATCCGGTCCTGCCCAGCGACCCGTTGCTGGTCGCGGTCACCGTGTTCGGGCTGTGGCTGTTCGGGGTGGGCTATGGCCTGGTGGCTTCCGTGCTGATGGTGCTGGTGCCGGAAAGCGAGCACATCCTGAAGATACTGATGCTGCCGCTGTATCTGATCTCCGGCACCATCTCGCCGATCTCCGCCATTCCGTCGGCCTACCAGGACATGCTGTTGTGGAATCCGGTGGCGCACGGACTGGAACTGGTGCGTTACGGCTTCGGCACGGAGTACCACATGGTGGCCGGCGTCGACCTTGCCTATCTCTATACCTGGGCCGGCCTCAGTTTCTTTCTTGGCCTGGCGCTGTATCGGCGTTTCGCGCGGAAGTTGGTCACGCAATGA
- a CDS encoding SDR family oxidoreductase, which translates to MMMQRNALSGVPECVLITGATGGIGAALAFEYARAGSRTLILQGRDARRLREVAEGCEAVGARVLTERLDVRDLEALGVWLRSVSLGEMPDLVVAGAGVNIDTGARRQGETWEDVQRLLEVNIQAVVATVHAVLPAMRARRQGQIALMSSLAAWRGLPETPSYCASKAAVKVYGEAMRDGLAGEGVHVNVVMPGYVESRMCFDMPGPKPFLWDAPRAARAIRLGLRANRARITFPFPLSLGTFLLSVIHPAVSGWILRKLGYGGR; encoded by the coding sequence ATGATGATGCAGCGCAATGCGCTATCCGGCGTTCCTGAGTGTGTACTCATTACCGGCGCGACCGGGGGCATAGGCGCCGCGCTGGCTTTCGAATACGCCAGGGCCGGCTCCCGCACCCTGATCCTGCAGGGGCGGGATGCAAGACGCCTGCGCGAGGTCGCCGAAGGTTGCGAGGCGGTCGGCGCCCGGGTGCTGACTGAACGCCTGGACGTGCGGGACCTGGAGGCCCTGGGCGTCTGGCTGCGCAGTGTCAGCCTGGGCGAGATGCCCGATCTGGTGGTAGCCGGCGCCGGGGTGAATATCGATACCGGCGCTCGTCGGCAAGGGGAAACGTGGGAAGACGTACAGCGCCTGCTGGAGGTGAACATCCAGGCCGTGGTCGCCACGGTGCATGCGGTGTTACCGGCCATGCGGGCGCGCCGCCAGGGCCAGATCGCCCTGATGAGTTCGCTGGCGGCCTGGCGCGGCCTGCCCGAAACGCCGAGTTACTGCGCCAGCAAGGCGGCGGTCAAGGTCTATGGCGAAGCGATGCGGGACGGCCTTGCCGGGGAGGGGGTGCATGTCAATGTGGTCATGCCGGGCTATGTCGAGTCACGCATGTGCTTCGATATGCCGGGCCCCAAGCCTTTTCTTTGGGACGCGCCGCGGGCCGCGCGGGCCATACGCCTGGGCCTGCGCGCGAACCGGGCGCGCATCACCTTCCCGTTTCCCCTGAGCCTGGGTACCTTCCTGCTGTCCGTCATTCATCCCGCGGTGTCGGGCTGGATCCTGCGCAAGCTGGGTTATGGGGGCCGGTGA